One Pelagicoccus sp. SDUM812003 genomic window carries:
- a CDS encoding VOC family protein, with protein MIKFLHTRIRVADLQKSMDFYCKHCGFEVFKGPNTSPQGNQIVHLQLPGNEHMLELTYSPDFKVEFPEDLMHTCIGVDDIKAFCQKLEDDGVEVWPGNWKEKEGFDMAFITDPDGYEVEILPNNR; from the coding sequence ATGATCAAGTTCCTACACACTCGCATACGTGTCGCCGACCTGCAGAAGTCCATGGACTTCTACTGCAAGCATTGCGGATTCGAAGTCTTCAAAGGCCCCAACACCAGCCCGCAGGGCAACCAGATCGTGCACCTGCAACTTCCGGGCAACGAGCACATGCTGGAGCTCACCTACTCGCCGGACTTCAAGGTCGAGTTCCCCGAAGACCTGATGCACACCTGCATCGGCGTGGACGACATCAAGGCCTTCTGCCAAAAGCTCGAAGACGACGGCGTGGAAGTCTGGCCGGGCAACTGGAAGGAAAAGGAGGGCTTCGACATGGCCTTCATCACCGACCCCGACGGCTACGAAGTCGAGATCCTGCCAAACAATCGCTAA
- a CDS encoding type II CAAX endopeptidase family protein, translating to MDVFSMIADSTEQKLTDAAANALPRWNIGAADFGIFIALLFSSMVVVSALAAKIAHWAVGPTEEGSDPPLIVFLAGNLGTQLGMVAAFAAFILITRHQHQESASRPSQVKSVRRSALIGLKWLAISYPVMIGVNLIWKVVLQGLGFEQVTQDPIRLVQEGGSLAERTMIYTMIVLVAPVCEELVFRGAIFRFLHHRFPLTAATAISAALFALIHFNLYSFAPLFVIGVTLALAYRESGSLLSAVVLHAVFNTINLFIILLFPDVT from the coding sequence ATGGACGTCTTTTCCATGATCGCCGATTCCACCGAACAGAAACTCACGGACGCCGCCGCCAACGCCCTTCCCAGATGGAACATCGGCGCCGCCGACTTTGGCATCTTCATCGCCCTGCTCTTTTCCAGCATGGTGGTCGTCTCGGCTTTGGCGGCGAAAATAGCCCATTGGGCCGTGGGACCGACCGAAGAAGGAAGCGACCCGCCGCTGATCGTCTTCCTCGCCGGAAATCTCGGCACCCAGCTGGGCATGGTGGCGGCCTTCGCCGCGTTCATCCTGATCACCCGCCATCAGCACCAGGAAAGCGCCTCCCGCCCGTCACAAGTGAAGTCGGTCCGCCGCTCCGCCCTCATCGGACTCAAGTGGCTGGCCATCTCCTATCCGGTTATGATTGGAGTGAACCTGATCTGGAAAGTGGTCCTGCAGGGGTTGGGCTTCGAGCAGGTGACCCAAGACCCGATCCGTCTGGTGCAAGAGGGAGGCTCTTTGGCCGAGAGAACCATGATCTACACCATGATCGTGCTGGTCGCCCCGGTGTGCGAGGAGCTGGTGTTTCGGGGGGCGATCTTCCGATTTCTCCACCACAGATTCCCCCTGACCGCCGCCACGGCCATTTCCGCCGCCCTCTTCGCTCTGATCCACTTCAACCTCTACAGTTTCGCTCCCCTTTTCGTGATCGGCGTCACCCTGGCGCTCGCCTATCGAGAGTCCGGCTCCTTGCTCTCCGCTGTGGTGCTGCACGCCGTTTTCAATACCATCAACCTGTTTATCATCCTGCTCTTTCCCGACGTCACGTGA
- a CDS encoding aldose epimerase family protein, giving the protein MEFFTLENKNGMKLKLTNFGGIVSEIHVPDRDGTLADVTLGFETVEEYQDHNDAYFGAIIGRFGNRIGDCSFCLDGTYVSGLHANDGKNHLHGGKRGFDKVVWDAEEISGDGFTGVKLSYLSKDGEEGYPGNLQATVIYKLTDANEWVIEYEATADKTTVYNPTNHAYFNLAGHAGPSPLDHELQINSEFYTATDDGGIPTGAIVPVAGCGMDFRQAKAIGQDVDEAGVVSSRGGFDHNWVIDKRPDEFALAATAWDPKSGREMKVYTTEPGVQFYSGNFLDGSLKGKGGTVYQKRSGFCLETQHFPNSPNIGHFPTTTLRPGEVFKSKTVYAFGVR; this is encoded by the coding sequence ATGGAGTTCTTTACGCTCGAAAACAAAAACGGCATGAAGCTGAAGCTCACCAATTTCGGTGGCATCGTATCCGAAATTCACGTACCGGACCGTGACGGAACACTGGCGGATGTGACGCTTGGCTTCGAAACCGTCGAGGAGTATCAGGACCACAACGACGCGTATTTCGGAGCGATCATCGGACGTTTTGGAAACCGAATCGGGGACTGCTCATTTTGCCTGGACGGAACGTATGTTTCCGGATTGCACGCCAACGACGGGAAAAACCACTTGCACGGCGGCAAGCGTGGTTTCGACAAGGTGGTTTGGGATGCGGAGGAGATCTCGGGTGACGGGTTCACGGGCGTGAAGCTGAGCTACCTGAGCAAGGATGGAGAGGAAGGCTATCCGGGCAATCTGCAGGCCACTGTGATCTACAAGCTCACCGATGCTAACGAGTGGGTGATCGAATACGAAGCCACTGCAGACAAGACCACGGTCTACAATCCGACCAATCACGCCTATTTCAACCTCGCCGGTCATGCTGGCCCCTCGCCGCTGGATCACGAGCTGCAGATCAATTCGGAGTTCTACACCGCGACCGATGACGGCGGCATTCCTACGGGAGCGATCGTACCGGTAGCGGGCTGTGGCATGGATTTTCGCCAAGCCAAGGCGATCGGTCAGGATGTGGACGAAGCAGGGGTGGTATCGTCCCGCGGCGGCTTCGATCACAACTGGGTCATCGACAAGAGGCCCGACGAGTTCGCTCTGGCCGCTACCGCTTGGGATCCGAAGTCAGGACGCGAGATGAAGGTCTACACCACTGAGCCAGGTGTTCAGTTCTATTCGGGCAACTTTCTCGATGGCTCGCTGAAGGGAAAAGGTGGAACGGTCTACCAAAAGCGCAGCGGCTTCTGTCTGGAGACGCAGCACTTTCCGAATTCGCCCAACATCGGCCATTTCCCGACGACGACCTTGCGCCCGGGAGAGGTTTTTAAGTCGAAGACGGTATACGCGTTCGGCGTTCGCTAG
- a CDS encoding thiamine-phosphate kinase: MSPFTSDTHQSIATLGEVELIKRIRDWLGDANPAPPEGIGDDCARFQPSRNDVRQLVTTDPVIYGYHFDDQLSPEQTAGKLAKRNLSDVAAMGGTPRIATVSLALPQNVSIAWIQRFYETLSKLGRRYRFQIVGGDISGSDGFLGAFLTLIGETEPGHPGLLRHRAQPGSPLYVSGAIGGTRLCKHYDFEPRLEEGRWLARSGACLSCTDLSDGLGKDLKNILSPTTGCSIDCALLPISDDAIRTSKDSGHTKFHHAFNDGEDYELLFALDPKADLREFEAAWSGNFDTPLTRIGTFDALGSGSEESPLKLINAPDSLHVSGYEHLR, translated from the coding sequence GTGAGCCCCTTCACCTCAGATACCCACCAATCCATCGCCACGCTCGGCGAAGTCGAACTCATCAAGCGGATCCGCGACTGGCTGGGCGACGCGAATCCCGCCCCACCCGAGGGCATCGGCGACGACTGCGCCCGCTTCCAACCAAGTCGAAACGACGTGCGGCAGCTCGTCACCACCGACCCGGTCATCTATGGCTACCACTTCGATGACCAGCTCTCGCCCGAGCAGACCGCGGGCAAACTCGCCAAACGAAACCTCAGCGACGTGGCCGCCATGGGAGGAACGCCGCGCATCGCCACCGTCAGCCTAGCCCTTCCGCAAAACGTCTCGATCGCGTGGATACAGCGTTTCTACGAAACGCTCTCCAAGCTCGGAAGACGCTATCGGTTTCAAATCGTAGGCGGCGACATTTCCGGATCCGACGGGTTCCTCGGAGCATTCCTCACCTTGATCGGCGAAACCGAGCCCGGGCACCCCGGTTTGCTCCGCCACCGAGCGCAGCCAGGGAGTCCACTCTACGTATCCGGGGCCATCGGAGGAACGCGACTCTGCAAGCACTACGACTTCGAACCGAGACTGGAGGAAGGTCGATGGCTAGCCCGAAGCGGCGCCTGTCTCTCCTGCACGGACCTGAGCGACGGACTTGGAAAAGACCTCAAGAACATCCTGTCTCCAACTACTGGATGCAGCATCGACTGCGCTTTGCTTCCGATTTCCGACGACGCGATTCGAACGTCGAAGGATTCCGGACACACGAAATTCCACCATGCGTTCAACGATGGCGAGGACTACGAGCTTCTCTTCGCCCTGGACCCAAAGGCGGATCTTCGGGAATTCGAAGCCGCTTGGAGTGGGAATTTCGATACGCCACTTACCCGCATCGGCACCTTCGACGCCTTGGGAAGCGGTTCCGAGGAAAGCCCTCTCAAACTCATCAACGCCCCAGACTCGCTTCACGTTTCAGGCTATGAACATCTTAGATAA
- the mtaB gene encoding tRNA (N(6)-L-threonylcarbamoyladenosine(37)-C(2))-methylthiotransferase MtaB gives MTIRVLALWKVGFAMNDVAKKRACLHTLGCRLNQSETLLIQQGLEQRGYEIVPFGEPADLGIINTCTVTNLADSKCRQTIRQFVRRNPEAYTAVIGCYSQMGAKEIAEIGGVDLIIGNQEKMSVIDYVGQEKNEKPVIIRERISKEDFSIRNFGDVPFNQRANLKIQDGCSFVCSFCIIPFARGAARARDMENLLEEARLKASQGIREIVITGVNIGTYETKRGGLLAVLEKLNAIPGIDRIRISSIEPTTIPTELFALMNDPQHALLPFFHIPLQSGCDKVLREMRRKYTISEYLEFLHLAHDSVPGCYIGTDIMVGFSGETDEEFQETCQVFLENPFDFCHVFSYSERQGTVAARREDQVPIPERARRSAYLRRLSAKKRYDFYESHLGKEMRVLFENPKPDSWPSYTDNYIRVVVPREGERAVDKGLDLANRCGRVRLRTLAADYVEGELLEMLD, from the coding sequence ATGACAATCCGCGTTCTTGCTCTATGGAAGGTCGGTTTCGCCATGAATGACGTCGCCAAGAAACGCGCTTGCCTGCACACCCTCGGCTGCCGCTTGAACCAGTCGGAAACGCTGCTGATTCAGCAGGGACTGGAGCAGCGTGGCTACGAGATCGTGCCCTTCGGCGAGCCCGCGGATCTCGGCATCATCAACACCTGCACCGTGACCAACCTGGCCGACTCGAAATGCCGGCAGACCATCCGGCAGTTCGTTCGAAGGAACCCCGAAGCCTACACGGCGGTGATCGGCTGCTACTCGCAAATGGGAGCCAAGGAGATCGCCGAAATTGGCGGTGTCGACTTGATCATCGGCAACCAGGAGAAGATGAGCGTGATCGACTACGTCGGCCAGGAGAAGAACGAGAAGCCGGTCATCATCCGCGAACGCATCAGCAAGGAGGATTTCTCCATTCGGAACTTTGGCGATGTGCCTTTCAACCAGCGGGCCAACCTGAAGATCCAGGACGGCTGCAGTTTCGTGTGCAGTTTCTGCATCATCCCCTTCGCTCGCGGCGCGGCCCGGGCTCGGGACATGGAAAATCTGCTGGAAGAGGCGCGCCTCAAGGCGTCGCAGGGGATTCGCGAGATCGTGATCACCGGCGTCAACATCGGCACCTACGAGACGAAGCGTGGCGGGCTGCTCGCCGTTTTGGAAAAGCTCAACGCGATTCCCGGCATCGATCGCATCCGCATCAGCAGCATCGAGCCGACCACCATCCCGACGGAGCTGTTCGCGTTGATGAACGATCCGCAGCACGCTTTGCTGCCGTTTTTTCACATACCGCTGCAGAGCGGTTGCGACAAGGTTCTGCGGGAAATGCGTCGCAAGTATACGATTTCTGAATACCTGGAGTTTCTTCACCTCGCTCACGACAGCGTGCCCGGCTGCTACATTGGCACCGATATCATGGTGGGGTTTTCCGGCGAAACGGACGAGGAGTTCCAGGAAACCTGTCAGGTGTTTTTGGAGAATCCCTTCGATTTCTGTCACGTGTTTTCCTACTCCGAGCGACAGGGCACGGTGGCAGCCCGGCGCGAGGATCAGGTGCCGATTCCCGAGCGCGCCCGGCGCAGCGCCTACTTGAGGCGCTTGTCAGCGAAGAAGCGCTACGACTTCTACGAGTCCCATCTCGGCAAGGAGATGCGGGTGCTCTTCGAAAACCCGAAGCCGGATAGCTGGCCGAGCTATACTGACAACTACATTCGCGTGGTGGTCCCGCGCGAGGGCGAACGGGCAGTGGATAAGGGCCTGGACTTGGCCAACCGTTGCGGGCGGGTGCGTCTGAGAACGCTCGCCGCCGACTACGTCGAGGGCGAGCTGCTGGAGATGCTGGATTGA
- the tsaE gene encoding tRNA (adenosine(37)-N6)-threonylcarbamoyltransferase complex ATPase subunit type 1 TsaE: MNILDKLARGIVTSQAEETIEIARNLATVLPEEAVLALEGDLGAGKTTFVKGLAERWRIQEPITSPTFNIYNLYQGDRQLAHMDAYRLEKSPEIWEELMLEELIAPPFCLAIEWPSKLAFIPWTITHTLRFDARGDERKITLIS, translated from the coding sequence ATGAACATCTTAGATAAGCTGGCTCGGGGCATCGTCACATCCCAAGCGGAAGAAACGATCGAAATCGCCCGCAATCTGGCGACCGTTCTCCCCGAGGAGGCAGTGCTGGCATTGGAAGGCGATCTGGGAGCCGGAAAAACCACTTTCGTGAAAGGCCTAGCAGAGCGCTGGCGTATCCAAGAGCCCATCACGAGCCCGACCTTCAATATCTACAATCTATACCAAGGCGATCGGCAGCTGGCCCACATGGACGCCTATCGCCTGGAGAAGTCGCCCGAGATCTGGGAGGAACTGATGCTGGAAGAGCTGATCGCGCCTCCGTTCTGCCTCGCCATCGAATGGCCCAGCAAGCTGGCGTTCATTCCTTGGACCATTACCCATACCCTTCGCTTCGATGCCCGGGGCGACGAGCGAAAAATCACCCTCATCTCGTAG